The segment TCAAACTTATGtttctttatattatttattgaaacagaatcaaagaaataaacaatttaGATTCTTCAGGACAGCTTCAAGAATCTGGAAATTGCAGTTATATATTTCTTATCAGTGGGAGAAATTAATGTCTGAATCTAATCTTCAACAATATGGGCGTTTCTAAAGACTGGACTTCATACTTTCAGGGGTTTAGCTCCTGAAGGTTCCAGGCAGTCTGCCTCACTTTGGGCTAGTGATGTCTAAAAGATGTGTAACAGCAGAGCTGGATATCAGtgtatttttctaaaagtttgACTGTGTTCTCTAGTTACTAATGTGATGAGATTAGtgagttttaaagtttttttttttttttaaaggatgtttCAGATGAAAAGCTTGCATTTTAACCTTCATTtctaaatctttcttttctctgattcaCTTTAATTTGTTCTTGACAAAGAAACCTgatgaaatagattttttttctctctattgcACATTTTCTTATAGGTTTCCTTTACAACTGTGATGAAAAGGTAGCGTGGAATTCTCACCCTGTCATTTCAAGAAACATTGGGAAGCCAAGGAATGCCTCATTTCTTGCTCTTCTCAGTTTTAAATGGAATAACAAGAAGATGCTCTTAGCCCAGCTGTTTTTCACTGGTACCCACTGTCAGGCCTGTAACGACTTCTTTGTGAAAAATACCTCTTCTAATCATGAACACTCTGAATATTTGGTCTtcccacatttttaaaaggagcaTTGTACAGCAAATTATCATGTACCTCAGTTCTTCAAAAATACATATGAAGAATTATGTGCATGTTTTAACCCAAGCTACGGTTTTGGAAGAAAACCATAAAGCTTACATGTAAGGCGAGTTTGGATGGAGCCCTGATCACCCTGGTCTTGTGGAACAtttctctgcccatggcagggggattggaacaagatgatctttaaggtcccgTCCAACTAtaaccattctgtgattgtgaaataatattttattggggaaaaaagaaaaatcaaccGACAGAATAACTTCATGTGACCAAAGGGGTGGTGGACATAGAGGAAAAACTGGagtatttttttcaggtagGGTATACCTCAAGAACCATCAAAATACACTGGAGTGGAAAAAGTCCAAGTTTGTATCTGACACTGccagtcctgctgctgagcacttTACCTTGGGCCCTTTAGGGAACCAAGCAGATGATGGGttcaaaagaaagatttttttggtgAGTTTTCTTAATGAAtgccagaaataaaaaagacaagacTTGAAAGCTTTTGAACTATCCTGTCAGACTGCTTTTATAAATCTGTAAGAATGTGTTTTATGGAAACATGCCCTTATACCCTTGCTGCAAGAAATGTGCAGTTTAAAAGTTTGTTCTTAATTTATGTTTGAAAGTGTTTCTTATTcaagcaggattttttaaatgttatattttcctcaatgaaaataaagtgacattgaaagttttaaaatggcttttatttaaaaagtgaaatatttcaatgATGTCAAGTATGCATTTGTTCTGTGGTAGCAAACATTACCATGTGTTAGAAACCTGGGGTTTCACTTAGTGGAAGGGAATAATTGGAAATACTTGCGAAGACAATCAAGTCTTCCATTAGTTTTATGTCCCAGAAACATGTAGTATTCTACTTTTGCTTTTAACTACATCCTGCCATAATTTCTGCTAGCTCCTGTTGAACTTTGAAAATTGAAAGGATTTAGGATGCTTTTGGCTGAATTTTAAATGGTCAAAACCTTCCACTTCTGTTAATGTcgaaaaagaagaaaagaaaacgCTGTGAGTAATAAATCTCTACTGTACCTACAAAAACAACTGTTgacatctttattttcttaatttcttgaAAAGCTGTTCCTTTCTTGTCAAATAGGAAATTATTGGATAATAAAACAATGTTtctaaacagaaggaaaagtttGTGAAAGTGCATGGACCCAAGTTGTGATGAAATAGAAATTGGATACTGAGGAAGTAGAAAAAAGATATAAGGATTTCTAAATGGGTTGTGGTTATGAGAGCATCCATACTACAATCATTTTTGTATGTGTGAAGTTTATGCTACACTATATAATACTTTGTAGGAGAGTGAAAGGCAAAAGAATCAACACTAAATGTGTGTATAGTCTGTTACCTCCTGCAAGAAGATCTAAGAAAAGACCTGTGAACTCAGAAGAGTAAAAGCTTactgaagaaaattttattcaagCATCTTTACTGAGAAGTTGTCCCATTTTAAGAGTGTGATACCTACAGAGCACACATGCAGGAAACTACTTGATACAGGCCACTTCTCTAACATCCTACAGCTAATTCACTGCTACTGTGAgtgtgaaaatatattttttgggAAATAATGTGTCCTTGTGTATGTTGAAGACTCAATTATGCGAGTTTGGCAAGTagacttatttttatttcagaaagttcAATAGATGAGGTCAGACCTCCTAAATAAAAACTATTAATTTGCTGTGTTGAGCTACCTCCATCTGAATAGAATTGAGATAGTGAAGCATGTTTTTAAAGGATCTGCACTTACTAACAGGTTGAAGTCTCTCAGCATTGTAGTGTGTTGCAGACTAGCGTGGAATAGCACAGAGTTTATATGGATGTGGCTGCAGTATTGCACCCAAAATATACTCCAGATTGATTTTCTCCACCCCCTCAGGGAGCTGGAATGTAAATGCCCGAAGGAGATTGGTAAAGAAGATGAACAGTTCGACTCGTGCCATCTGTTCCCCCAGACATACACGGTGCCCTGCAAAGGAAAATCAGAAGAGTTGGTTGAGTAAAGTTAAATTCTGTAAAAGAACTTTGCACAAAATTCTACTGAGTTCCATAAATTCTGTTAATGTAAGATAGTTATTTCCTATTTCCTTCTGTAAGAACAGAAGATGCTTTAGGAGGAGGGTGGGGAAACATTTAACTGAGAAACTGTGCACCTCTGTCAAGTGTTTGATTTGGTGTTTTGATTGGGTTTGTTTAGTCTTTTTTCACCCCTGGAGCATGCATGCAATTCTCCCTTTCTATTGTTGATTCTTTTTGTGAGAGCCATGAATTGCTTCTTAGCTAagccagattttaaaaaagcttcaTATACTTCAGAGTCTTATTTTGGTTGTTGAGAAGGGAGGGCTGGAGCATTGTGGGATGCAGTTCTGAAGCCAAGGAGAAGGATGTAATCAGGATTTCTTTAACAGAAATTCAGAGGGGTATATTGGGCCCTTGTAGCCCTGTCAGAGGCAGATGTGTGAGCTAAGGGACTGAAATGTGCAGTGATATATAGACTCAGTGACTCATTTTGGCATATTGTTTACACAGGATATTTCAGGATATCTATATATTCCAGGCTAATAAAACCAAAGATATTCAGAATATCTAAATACTCAgattaaataaactgaaaaaaaccagaacaagtTATAGTCCTATGCCACAGTTGAAATTGGAGCCCAAATTAGTTGTCTTGATTCATAGCCATTTGGTGAGTGAAGGAGGTAAGATGGTAAATACCTGTTTTGCAAAGATGATTTTAGAATTTACTGACAATttagagaatttaaaaaaatatctagaTTTACTACATTTAATCTGTTCACGTGTTACTCAGTATGCTCTTTGCTATTTCTCTACAAGAAGTGTGTAGTAGTATAATGTCACAGTAACACAAAAAACCTTCAGCTGTTTCCCAGTGGTTTTATTATGAATTTTTAGTAATGATACCACTTTCCTcttttgtgctgctgtttttcatAATCAGTTTGTTGGAGAAACTGGTAGACTAGAGAAACTTGCTACAGTTGTTTTATATTGCTTTTCACTCTTTCCCcctcacttttttccccctccacatTTTTGAATCCCTGCATTTTGCACTGTAAGTTAGTTAAATTATACATTATAATAtgcttttgaaaagtaaaaattttttttgattGCCTAATAATATTCTACTGAAAACCTACAAAATCTACTGGATTTTGCTAGTTTTCTACAGATACAAGAAAACATGGTGCTAGACTATTAACATAGGATTTGGGAGACTGAGGTTTGGTTTCCTACTTCTTCACAGATTTTCTctgtatgttttgaaaaatcacatttcttttgttatttgccttcctttttgtaaggtgaaaataaataaatttcctgACTTAGGGGAATTATCTTGATTTATAGGGAATTACCTTGATTCAACACATTAAGAAATAAGAAGCTCAGATATCCTTATGATAGGAACCCTGCATATGCCAAGGAAAGAACATTGTGTCTCCCAGTCATACTTATATTCTGTTTGAATATATGAAATATACAAAATGCACAATATTTGTGGCTTTTACAGCAAAAGACCTGACTTTAAATCTTTCAAATCAGTCAAATAGTCAATCTagtcaaatacatttttataaatgtatctttttaataatttagaaCTTTAgaactattatttttaatcttgttgCGAAACAGAGCAAGCAGGAATATTCAAGGTCAGTGTGTTACCTGCTGAGAAAGGTAAGAATGCCTCTTTGTTCACAAAGTTGCCATCCAAATCTAGGAAATGATCTGGGTTGAACTTCCAAGGGGTTGCCCAGTGCTCAGTGTCATAGACCACAGAGTGCAGATTTGGCAACACAAGCGTGCCCtgcaagaagcagcagagatctTATTTTCTAtagattttccttctctctatGCCATATAAATGCTAAATATTTAACAGTTCAAAGGTGTAAGAAACTGGGATATCCTCTGTACCTTTTTAATGTGAAAACCCAGCAGAGTTGTGCTCCTCAGGCACTGTCGAGGGACCCCAACAGAGGTGACGTTGCTGTAGCGCAAAGCCTCGTGAATCACAGCGTTTGTGTAGGGCAGCTTCTTACGGTCTTCATAGCTGATGACATGGGAGGGTTCCAGAACAGCCTCTATCTCTCTTTGAACCTTTTCTGCAgacaaatgaaaatactttaatttccCACTCCTCAAACCCCCCTCTTCCCCCCCTTTATTTCCAGCAGATTTTTGTATGAGAATGTCCTGTCcgagggaaagaaaagaaattatgttgCTTTGAAATGCATTGGCATGTGGTTTGACTGCTGTGTAGGTTTCAGTTGATCAACCTGAATCACAGGATGATGTCTCATTTAAGACATATTGATGAGGATAGTACAATTGTGTGTTTCAAAAAATGGATTAAAGTTTGAAATTACAGGTATaatttatattgtttataaatatgtatCAGATCAGATGTCTGTTAAAAACTTTTCTACTTTGAAGGTTAGGAGGAGACTAGGTTGCATATGAAATGTCTTTAACTTGTTATTCTGTCTTGCCAGTCCCTTCTAGTGAGGTAAAACTGGGGCTACTACTAATTTCTGCTAGCATTGCTGGTGAACCAGATGGGGAAGCAcctgtttgtttcatttattgACCTTCCATTTTCTGGATCTCAATTGCTGATGTACCAGCATTTGTGTACATAGctaaggttttttttggtgtcttgCAAGTGATTGAGCTAATACTTACACTAATGATATTTATTGTGATGTTGAATGCACTCTGATAGTGCTTTTGCTCACCTTGTATTTCTGGGTATTGTACCATGTAGAGCAGTGCCCAGAGAAGGGTGGTGCTTGTTGTTTCTGTCCCTCCCAGCAAAAGATCAACCACAGTCTGAACcatattttctttattgaatGTAGAAGTAGGGTCATCCTTGGTCTGTAGAGTATATTCACAAGAAGACTATGAAATAGATAATTTCAGGTATTTCACCAGTCACATAAAAACTGTCATTGTTTAATGATAACAGTGGGCAGCCCGCCAAATCAAACACTTTTGCTGCTACACAAATACAGTGTGCATGTAAAAATCCTTTGGCAGTTACTGAAACAGCAAGTGTTTGTAGTAGGCATTGAAGCCAAGGAAGGGAGAGTGTGAGAAACAGATACTTACTTTTGTTATTTGAGCCAGGTAGAAGTCAATGAGATCCTTTGGATCACCTGTGTTCTGTCTTTCATGGGCCTGAACCTCTTTCATGACTAATCTGTGCATGAAGTCGTTGTATGCAAACACCTCCTGATGAGGCCCTGGGAGATGGTGCATGAGCCATGGGAAAGCATCATACAGCTGTGGTGttaaacagaaagcaaagtgTCAGATCCCAGTTATGATTTCCTGATAATTGTGAAGTCACCACAACACGTGGGCAACCAAATTGGAATGAGAGGCAGTAGACACGAGAGATTAAATACTGGGAATGtgattatattttactttttgaatCAATACTTAATAATGTTCTGAAATGGGTGAGTAATTGAATCTGActcaaaaccagatttttctCAACCTTGaattttttactgtaatttttttaggCATCCCTTTATGAAGAACCTGATAGTCTTTTACAATGCCAGTGTGCCAAAATCTGCACAAGTTAAGCAATAGCTAGGGTTTTGAGaacttaaaatatattattcttGGTGTGATGAACCTTTGTTATAACCTGTATCTTGTAGGAAGCTCAGAATAACTCAGATTTTGATGGTAATATGAATTATGAATTGAAGCTAGATATCTTTTTAAAAGGGCATCCATTTGAAGACTTAGTTTTTATTAACTGCCTTTCTGGATTTGCAAGactaaataaaaatgaaagctgttttcattttaagaacTAAGAATCTTAAATACACAGGATTCTGCAAATGATTGCTCATTGGAAATCTGTGAAAAGCAGTGATGATctagaattttaatttcaggatGCGATTTACAGACATAAAGAAGGATTAGAAGCCAATAATTATATATACAAAGTATTACTTTATTACTTCACTGTGCCTTGTAGAACAATGGTAtgtttggaaatggaaatgtttgtgAATAATTGTCTCtgacttttaatttcttttgactTGTCAAGTGCAAATGCACCTTAAGGAACAAGAAAAGAGATTCTTACCCTGCCCCAGATAGTACCTTGAAAGTAGATCACAGAATAAATAGCTTTGATGAGTTTGCTGAAAGATTCATCCTCACTGGAGAAGCAATGACCAAAAACAACAGCACAAATGATATTTGCGATTGCACGGACGACGGAAGTGTGGGGGTCAAAAGGTTTGCCTGTGAATATGGGAGGTGCTGTGAGAACTTCTGAATAGACAGCAACAAGAAAAACGCCGAAGACTTTTTAATGGTAAAAACAACAAGGGATCAaactatttttagaaaaatttcaTGTAAGTGAAGCCTAGTTTAGTATATATTAACTGCATGAATTGTAAGTGCACGGAATCTTAATTTTCAATCTGCTCTTTACTCTTGTAAAATACAGTGATAATCAGTTTTGAGTAGACAAACATAAAATCTCTTCCCCTTCTTTGACTTGTGGTCTGGGTTGTGTGGAAACACAAACAATTAATTAGAGGATATGCCTTCAAATATGGAGGTAGATATTTAAGTTTTGCagttaaaaaccaaaccaaacaatcCTCATCCTCCCCCTGCAAAACaagaacccaaacaaacaaacaaaaaaaaccaaaaccaaaaacaaacaaaaaaaaaaaaccccaaaaaaaccaacccaacaaacaacccacaaaaaaaaaccagaaaaaaagaattagaattttcatttcttagtTCTGTTGAAATGACTTATATCTTTTTGGTTTTCAAGTATCAGCTTAACAATCCAACcatagatatatttttttcccacagactGAAAAGGCAAAGCTCATATAATAGAGTAGAATACATCTCCCATTGAAAAGGattaaatccagaaaaaaataaattaagtacACATTTCAATGGCAAGGACAACCTTTGAAGTATACTTCTATGGAAAATACATCTCTGACTACAGTCCAGTGCTCTTGGTTATtcttggaaagagaaaatacatttattgaGTTTAAAATTGAGCAGGGATTGCATGACAGGTAAAGCTTTGGGCTGTACGGGGACTCACagtagattatttttttcatctcctaCATTTTAAAGATGTGTGAATGTTGCTCTTGGAAAAGAGATGGCCTGGTCCAAGGAGAGTTGGAGAGAGACCTCAGGCAACCTCTCTGTGTTTTCACATGGAACACGGTGTGGGTGAGGGATTTGGCTGCTCAGAATATCTATatttaattgctttattttggCAGCTTGCTAAAATTCTATTGGTTTCTATTTCATCCAAACAttgaaaagaagattttttttggaTAACTGAATGATACATTCCTTGTTTTGGGGTTCTTTCTCTGCCAAATCCTAAAAGCCTGCTGTCCTAGAATGACTTCCAGCAGGTCATACATTGTGTATTTTAAGGAGGGTTTTTCTATACTCCTTGAGTGTAAGAATCATTACCAGCTGTGTTGataataaacatattttaaactctccttatttaaaaagaaacaattttataTTGCCCACTGTGcagacaaaacattttttgcaAAGAATGCAGTTAAGAAGCCAGTGGAAGTCCTACTAATGTAGACAATATCTGTATTACTTGTAAAAATGTACTGTGAAACTTTTACCAGCCCTAATATTTCAGGAAGAGCTCTAAGTGTTGTTCTTCTAGTGAATTTACCTTTTGTATTTGCGAAGATATCCACAAGGTGACAGGCCTCTCTTTGAATTTGATGCTCCAAATTGTTCTTACCAAGTGCCAGACTTCTTATAATTGTCATGCCAAAGCgtctctgctgcttccaggtgTGGCCATTTGTCaggaaaatacctgaaaaacacacaaacatttAGTTCATTGCTGGGAGGGGAAATCTTTTCACTGCAGGAGGCAAATTTTGATTTAGATGAGGTTGTATTTCACTAACAAGATACAATGATTTTAGAAGCTGAGTTTTGGTCCCTAGGATTTTATGACACCCAGCTGCTCCTAAATGTGTCCTTGGAAGCTGAGGGGGTTTTGGTGAGGACTGAACAGCTTTGTCTATAGATACCTTCCACATGAGCAGTCTCCTGgtttagaaataataaaattgaagggcagcttctccaggcaagTATTCCTTTGGATCtattgggaaggaaaaagactGACTGATGTGCTTTATAAGACAATacatttttgatttttccttaACATGCTTAGCACTGCATGTAACATTTTTGCAGTGAAAGCCCAGTTATCCCCTGGTACAGCAGTACTGATGTGTGTGCACATGAAAACATCTTCCTTTACACCTTGTTGTATCTCATTCTTGTCTAACACTTTGTACCTTTCTCGCCCATCATATCCCTGTAGAAAGGGGTGAGGGGTCTTCCAGAAACTTCTTCTGAGTGGGTGATGAGGCCATCTTTTACTGCTTTGTATCCATTCAACACAACCAGAGGTGTCTGTCCCATCCACAGCGTGTAGATGTTCCCGTACATGTTGGTTAACTGAAGAGATGATAACAGGAAATTTGTCACTATAAAGCATGCACTAAAATCTCAGTTTATTTAATCGTTTTCTGTAGTTGTCACTAAACTCATTTGTTGGCATCAAATTGAATTGCaggttttagaaaaaaaaaattatctttctgttATTAATGTGCTTTGGGAACAGAAGATAATTGCTCTTTATGGAATAGATGCTAAAGACATCTCTCAGAAGAACACCTCTGTAaacttcacagaaagaaaaccagcaggTTACTTTGTTAGCTCTGAATCAAAGAACAAGTCATTACAGGCAAAT is part of the Vidua chalybeata isolate OUT-0048 chromosome 10, bVidCha1 merged haplotype, whole genome shotgun sequence genome and harbors:
- the LOC128792815 gene encoding cytochrome P450 2J2-like produces the protein MLGITEIFIALVVSLLILQFLKLQWIRTQLPPGPVPLPIIGNLWLLDFKLRRETLSKLTNMYGNIYTLWMGQTPLVVLNGYKAVKDGLITHSEEVSGRPLTPFYRDMMGEKGIFLTNGHTWKQQRRFGMTIIRSLALGKNNLEHQIQREACHLVDIFANTKGKPFDPHTSVVRAIANIICAVVFGHCFSSEDESFSKLIKAIYSVIYFQGTIWGRLYDAFPWLMHHLPGPHQEVFAYNDFMHRLVMKEVQAHERQNTGDPKDLIDFYLAQITKTKDDPTSTFNKENMVQTVVDLLLGGTETTSTTLLWALLYMVQYPEIQEKVQREIEAVLEPSHVISYEDRKKLPYTNAVIHEALRYSNVTSVGVPRQCLRSTTLLGFHIKKGTLVLPNLHSVVYDTEHWATPWKFNPDHFLDLDGNFVNKEAFLPFSAGHRVCLGEQMARVELFIFFTNLLRAFTFQLPEGVEKINLEYILGAILQPHPYKLCAIPR